One Lottiidibacillus patelloidae DNA segment encodes these proteins:
- a CDS encoding DHH family phosphoesterase, with product MKELILQEIKAFDKIVIHRHVRPDPDALGSQGGLAEIIKASFPSKTVKVVGDEDPSLQFLNEMDQIDDSFYEDALVIVCDTANQERISDERYTLGKKLIKIDHHPNDDAYGDILWVDTNACSVSEMIYQFYLFAKEELTLTDNGARLIYAGIVGDTGRFLFPSTNPETFQYASELVKYNFSFTDIYREMYKINVNVARLQGYVLNNFSLTDEGVGFVTLSADKLKEFDVGPSEASQLVGSLGNIEGINAWAFFIEEPDQIRVRLRSKGPVVNKIANRYNGGGHPMAAGATIYNWDKVEEVVGDLVEASKANK from the coding sequence ATGAAAGAATTAATTTTGCAAGAAATCAAAGCATTTGACAAAATTGTTATTCACCGTCATGTTCGCCCAGACCCTGATGCACTTGGCTCACAAGGTGGGCTTGCTGAAATAATTAAAGCTAGCTTTCCTAGTAAAACGGTAAAGGTTGTCGGTGACGAAGATCCTTCACTTCAGTTTTTAAATGAAATGGATCAGATAGATGATTCGTTTTATGAAGATGCCCTTGTTATCGTTTGTGATACTGCTAATCAAGAGAGGATTAGCGATGAGCGATATACGCTTGGAAAGAAACTAATTAAAATTGATCATCATCCAAATGATGATGCATACGGCGATATTTTATGGGTGGATACAAATGCTTGTTCAGTTAGTGAAATGATTTATCAGTTTTATTTGTTTGCTAAAGAAGAATTGACTTTAACAGATAATGGGGCAAGGTTAATATATGCAGGTATTGTTGGTGACACAGGAAGATTTTTGTTTCCAAGTACAAATCCAGAAACTTTTCAATATGCAAGTGAGCTTGTGAAATACAATTTCTCCTTTACTGACATTTATCGAGAGATGTACAAAATAAATGTAAATGTTGCTAGGTTACAAGGCTATGTACTTAATAACTTTTCATTGACAGATGAAGGTGTTGGTTTTGTGACACTTTCTGCAGATAAGTTGAAAGAATTTGATGTTGGCCCTAGTGAAGCTTCGCAATTAGTAGGATCATTAGGCAATATTGAAGGGATTAACGCTTGGGCATTTTTCATTGAGGAGCCTGATCAAATTAGAGTAAGGCTACGTTCAAAAGGACCTGTAGTAAATAAAATTGCCAACCGTTACAACGGTGGAGGTCATCCGATGGCAGCTGGAGCAACAATCTATAATTGGGATAAAGTTGAAGAAGTTGTTGGAGATTTAGTCGAAGCAAGTAAAGCGAATAAATAA
- a CDS encoding YtpI family protein, with amino-acid sequence MQIIGLLTVLSAFLYLFYKLKSFRVKKFPYRQRWANSKASIAIGFFLIFFAINQLYHDGDKMLYLVISIIFIILGSANVVLGYRAYRFFLPKAIEENEQQS; translated from the coding sequence ATGCAAATTATTGGTCTATTAACTGTACTATCAGCATTTTTATATCTCTTCTACAAATTAAAATCATTCCGAGTGAAAAAATTCCCATATCGTCAACGTTGGGCAAATAGTAAAGCATCTATTGCAATTGGCTTTTTCTTAATCTTTTTTGCGATAAACCAACTTTACCATGATGGTGATAAGATGCTTTATTTAGTAATTAGCATCATATTTATCATTCTTGGAAGTGCAAATGTAGTTTTAGGCTACCGTGCTTACCGTTTCTTTTTACCAAAAGCAATTGAAGAAAATGAACAGCAGTCATAA
- a CDS encoding DRTGG domain-containing protein produces the protein MTTKHELIIQHIIDLEVGSKISVRQIAKEMSVSDGTAYRAIKEAENQGLVSTIERVGTIRIKQKLKENIETLTFAEVVKIIEGQVLGGKEGLYKTLNKFVIGAMEVEAMMRYIDAGSLLIVGNREEAHRLALESGAAVLITGGFDTSEEIKRLADEKHLPILSSTYDSFTVATMINRAIYDQLIKKEIVLVSDILIPIGETHLLHTQDTVEKWHQLNQETNHSRYPVIDISMKVVGVVTSKDIIGSERTTPIEKVMTKNPITVQENTSLATAAHTMIWDGIELLPVVNQSSKLLGIISRRDVLKALQMIKQQPQVGETFEELIASRIQEVEAGNNVYYRSEVTPQMTNHLGTISYGVFTSLVTEAGSRALRKHKKGELVVENLTLYFIKPVQIDATIDIFPRVLEVGRKFGKVDVEIFHKGTVVGKAMLMAQLIDRH, from the coding sequence GACTAAACATGAATTAATTATTCAACATATTATCGATCTTGAAGTAGGTAGTAAAATATCGGTTCGGCAAATTGCCAAAGAAATGTCCGTTAGTGATGGAACTGCTTATCGAGCAATAAAAGAAGCCGAAAATCAAGGTCTTGTAAGCACGATTGAAAGAGTTGGCACGATTCGAATTAAACAAAAACTAAAAGAAAACATTGAAACATTAACGTTTGCTGAAGTTGTGAAAATTATTGAAGGACAAGTTTTAGGTGGTAAAGAAGGACTTTATAAAACCTTAAATAAGTTTGTTATCGGGGCAATGGAAGTAGAAGCTATGATGCGCTACATTGATGCGGGTAGTCTTTTAATTGTAGGTAATAGGGAAGAAGCTCACAGGTTAGCACTTGAAAGTGGAGCGGCTGTATTAATCACTGGTGGATTTGATACGAGTGAGGAAATAAAGCGTTTAGCAGATGAAAAACATTTGCCCATTTTATCAAGTACTTACGATTCTTTTACTGTGGCGACGATGATAAATCGAGCAATCTATGATCAATTAATAAAAAAAGAAATTGTTTTAGTATCGGATATATTAATTCCGATTGGTGAAACGCACTTATTACATACACAAGATACTGTTGAAAAGTGGCACCAATTAAACCAAGAAACAAATCATAGTCGGTACCCTGTAATCGATATTTCAATGAAAGTAGTTGGAGTAGTAACTTCAAAAGATATCATTGGCAGTGAACGCACAACTCCAATTGAAAAAGTAATGACAAAAAACCCAATTACAGTCCAAGAAAATACATCACTAGCAACAGCTGCTCATACGATGATTTGGGACGGAATCGAGCTTTTACCAGTAGTTAATCAGTCTAGTAAATTACTTGGAATTATTAGTCGGCGTGATGTTTTAAAAGCGCTCCAAATGATAAAGCAGCAGCCACAAGTTGGCGAAACATTTGAAGAATTAATTGCTAGCCGAATTCAAGAGGTTGAAGCTGGTAACAATGTATACTACCGTTCAGAAGTAACTCCGCAAATGACGAACCATTTAGGGACAATTTCTTATGGCGTATTTACATCATTAGTAACGGAAGCGGGAAGTCGTGCGTTAAGGAAACATAAAAAAGGCGAGCTAGTTGTAGAAAACTTAACATTATATTTTATTAAGCCAGTTCAAATTGATGCAACGATAGATATTTTTCCGCGTGTATTAGAAGTAGGAAGGAAATTTGGAAAAGTCGACGTTGAAATTTTCCATAAAGGGACAGTTGTCGGAAAAGCAATGCTAATGGCACAGCTTATTGATAGGCATTAA